The sequence GGACCACGCTGGATCTGCTTCGCGTCGACGACGACGGCGCGGTGAACGTGAGCATCACCCAACACCTGGGTCGCCAGGTGCTGCCGGGCGTGGTCGCCAAAGTGGTTCCCGCGGATCTGAAGCTCCGGTACCGCGAGACCTGGCGGCCCGTCGGTGACGGCAGCATGCGCGGGGTGGCCGAGGCCTCGGCGTCGGGCGGGTTGGGATCCAGCCGTGCCGAGAACTGGCTGGCCCCGTCCGGCGGCGCGTCGCAACTGCGCTCCGCGGTCAGGGTCGATGTCAAGATCC comes from Mycolicibacterium pulveris and encodes:
- a CDS encoding DUF2505 domain-containing protein, encoding MSHSFDIVTESPVSVEQIHAAFGREDYWQARLADGVGTTLDLLRVDDDGAVNVSITQHLGRQVLPGVVAKVVPADLKLRYRETWRPVGDGSMRGVAEASASGGLGSSRAENWLAPSGGASQLRSAVRVDVKIPLMGRQLEKAIGSSLADSIPAVLRFTTTWIERTCMS